Proteins from a genomic interval of Zingiber officinale cultivar Zhangliang chromosome 2A, Zo_v1.1, whole genome shotgun sequence:
- the LOC122042340 gene encoding T-complex protein 1 subunit epsilon yields the protein MALAFDEYGRPFIIIKEQEQKSRLRGLDAQKANISAGQAVARILRTSLGPKGMDKMLQSPDGDVIITNDGATILEQMDVDNQIAKLMVELSRSQDYEIGDGTTGVVVLAGSLLEQAEKLLERGIHPIRVAEGYEMASRLAVEHLERISHKFEFSATDIEPLVQTCMTTLSSKIVNRCKRELAEIAVKAVIAVADLERKDVNLELIKVEGKVGGKLEDTELIYGIVVDKDMSHPQMPKRIEDAKIAILTCPFEPPKPKTKHKIDIDSVEKFQTLRQQEQKYFDDMVQKCKDVGATLVICQWGFDDEANHLLMHRNLPAVRWVGGVELELIAIATGGRIVPRFQELTPEKLGKAGLVREKSFGTTKDRMLYIEHCANSRAVTIFIRGGNKMMIEETKRSLHDALCVARNLIRNNSIVYGGGSAEISCSIAVENAADKFPGVEQYAIRSFAEALDAIPMALAENSGLPPIDTLTAVKSQQVKETNPHFGVDCNDVGTNDMKEQNVFETLIGKQQQILLATQVVKMILKIDDVITPSEY from the exons ATGGCGTTGGCGTTCGACGAGTACGGTCGTCCCTTCATTATAATCAAGGAGCAGGAGCAGAAGTCGCGCCTGCGGGGTCTCGATGCGCAGAAGGCAAACATCTCCGCCGGGCAGGCCGTCGCGCGGATCCTCCGCACCTCGCTCGGCCCCAAGGGTATGGACAAGATGCTCCAGAGCCCCGATGGCGACGTCATCATAA CAAACGATGGAGCAACAATCTTGGAGCAGATGGATGTGGATAATCAGATTGCAAAGCTGATGGTTGAATTGTCCCGTAGTCAAGACTATGAAATTGGTGATGGTACCACTGGAGTTGTTGTTTTGGCAGGTTCACTACTTGAGCAGGCAGAGAAACTACTGGAACGTGGTATTCACCCTATTAGAGTTGCCGAGGGTTATGAAATGGCCTCTAGGCTTGCTGTGGAGCATCTCGAGCGCATCTCACATAAATTTGAATTTAGTGCCACTGATATTGAGCCATTGGTGCAGACTTGCATGACAACATTGTCTTCAAAAAT TGTCAACCGCTGCAAGCGTGAATTAGCTGAGATTGCTGTAAAGGCTGTTATTGCTGTTGCCGATCTAGAGAGGAAAGATGTTAATTTGGAATTAATCAAGGTTGAAGGGAAAGTTGGTGGAAAATTGGAAGACACAGAACTTATTTATGGTATTGTGGTTGATAAAGATATGAGCCATCCTCAAATGCCAAAAAGAATTGAGGATGCAAAAATTGCTATTCTGACATGTCCATTTGAGCCGCCTAAGCCAAAGACAAAGCATAAGATTGACATTGATTCTGTGGAAAAATTCCAGACGTTACGCCAGCAGGAGCAGAaatactttgatgatatggttCAAAAATGCAAG GATGTCGGTGCCACTTTAGTAATCTGTCAATGGGGTTTTGATGATGAAGCAAACCATCTATTAATGCATCGGAATTTACCTGCTGTTAGATGGGTTGGTGGTGTTGAATTGGAGTTGATTGCAATAGCTACAG GTGGGAGAATAGTTCCAAGGTTCCAGGAGTTGACACCTGAAAAACTAGGAAAG GCTGGATTAGTTAGAGAGAAATCATTTGGAACTACCAAAGATCGGATGTTATATATTGAGCATTGTGCTAACTCCAGAGCTGTAACCATTTTCATTCGTGGAG GTAACAAAATGATGATAGAGGAAACAAAGCGTAGTCTTCATGATGCACTGTGTGTGGCAAGAAATCTGATACGCAACAATTCTATTGTTTATGGTGGTGGTTCTGCTGAAATATCTTGTTCAATTGCAGTGGAAAATGCTGCAGATAAATTTCCAGGGGTTGAGCAG TATGCTATCAGGTCTTTTGCTGAAGCTTTAGATGCTATTCCAATGGCCCTTGCTGAGAATAGTGGTCTCCCACCTATTGACACACTTACAGCAGTTAAATCTCAGCAAGTTAAG GAGACGAATCCACATTTCGGTGTTGATTGCAATGATGTTGGGACAAACGACATGAAGGAGCAGAACGTATTCGAGACGCTGATTGGGAAGCAGCAGCAAATTTTGCTTGCAACTCAGGTtgtgaaaatgattttgaagattgatGATGTGATCACCCCATCTGAGTATTAA